From one Henningerozyma blattae CBS 6284 chromosome 1, complete genome genomic stretch:
- the TBLA0A00210 gene encoding uncharacterized protein (Ty like retrotransposon) → MPFGLCNVLVTFSRYMQQVLGNLPNVYVYPDDVLIASQNKKQQVVLQKLKNTRLICKKKKCHFMQSSVEFLGHTISADGISVLHEKTKAIKHYPMPNTIKTGQSFLGMVNYYRNFIKSCSRTSKPIIQYISKKCEWGDARVSTVNELKEKLSSAPVLVPFVPGDTYRLTTDASLTVIGSVLERTVKGKLKGVIGYYSKTVSNTQSRYPCRRIRIVSYHS, encoded by the coding sequence ATGCCATTTGGCCTGTGCAATGTACTGGTAACATTCTCGAGATACATGCAGCAAGTGTTAGGAAATTTACCAAACGTGTATGTGTATCCGGACGATGTTTTAATCGCAtctcaaaataaaaaacaacaagTAGTACtacaaaaattgaaaaacacCCGCTTAATTTgcaagaagaagaaatgcCACTTCATGCAAAGTTCGGTTGAATTCTTAGGACATACAATAAGTGCCGATGGTATATCAGTACTGCATGAGAAAACAAAAGCAATTAAACATTACCCAATGCCCAATACGATTAAAACAGGACAAAGCTTCTTAGGTATGGTGAATTATTATcgaaattttattaaaagctGCAGTAGGACCTCCAAGCCAATAATCCAGTATATTTCCAAAAAGTGTGAATGGGGTGATGCCCGAGTAAGCACtgttaatgaattaaaagaaaagttaAGTTCTGCACCCGTCCTAGTCCCTTTTGTCCCTGGTGATACATATAGATTAACTACTGATGCTAGTCTCACAGTAATAGGTAGTGTATTAGAAAGAACAGTCAAAGGTAAGTTAAAAGGTGTCATCGGATACTACTCTAAAACAGTATCAAATACACAAAGTCGTTACCCCTGTAGGagaattagaattgttAGCTATCATTCCTAG
- the TBLA0A00230 gene encoding uncharacterized protein produces MNKGIITLSMKSYIEKFNEDFPLLKQKDHNNNLTTEQKKNLTPHFSEYNLNPNENTLLMNKKAYKERVMCIQKCIGKLNYLKTIGRLDLEFVVTNRYC; encoded by the coding sequence ATGAACAAAGgaataataacattaagCATGAAGtcatatattgaaaaatttaatgaagattTTCCACTACTAAAACAGAAAGaccataataataatttaacaactgaacaaaagaaaaatctaACGCCTCACTTTAgcgaatataatttaaatccaAATGAAAACACACTgttaatgaataaaaaagcATACAAAGAGAGGGTTATGTGTATACAAAAATGTATTGGAAAGCTAAATTACTTAAAAACAATAGGTAGACTGGATCTGGAATTTGTAGTGACTAACCGGTATTGTTAA
- the TBLA0A00240 gene encoding uncharacterized protein — MYKIPREEVDVQDNETDSTSNNNIIQTSSSRLSFSKKNLQSLAGHRNNNTSRKPNHRLPTYLQERKLDPVMPPIMHPTSKKPRLQKVRRILPRTNWQNKIRSIYYKEAITNNKNLKQRHLSSHSRKKLKTWLRCRFMILIFAYPNQLYQKIISTVILFTVKRDGTCKARYCARGDLQNQESYGNTDSAILSLDSLKILLSVANNKQLHIRTADISHAFLYATLDEDLYINHPSDKRVYTPLKKALNGLKQSPKNWNGTLREFMNSHKFYDT, encoded by the coding sequence ATGTATAAAATACCCAGAGAAGAAGTTGATGTACAGGATAATGAAACAGATAGtacatcaaataataatattatacaaaCTAGCTCATCCAGATTATCATTctcaaagaaaaatttacaatcTTTAGCCGGTCacagaaataataatacgaGCAGAAAACCGAATCACAGATTACCAACTTATCTACAAGAAAGAAAGTTAGACCCTGTGATGCCTCCTATAATGCATCCTACTTCTAAAAAACCTCGTTTGCAAAAAGTACGTCGCATTTTACCACGGACCAACTGGcagaataaaataagatCAATATACTATAAAGAAGCCATTacgaataataaaaatttaaaacagaGACATTTATCAAGTCATTCAAGAAAGAAGTTGAAAACTTGGTTAAGATGTAGGTTTATGATCCTGATATTCGCTTACCCAAATCAGCTATACCAAAAGATAATCTCCACTGTTATATTATTCACTGTTAAACGGGATGGGACATGTAAGGCAAGGTATTGTGCTCGTGGTGATTTACAGAATCAAGAGTCTTACGGTAATACTGACTCCGCTATTTTAAGTCTTGATAGTCTTAAAATTCTATTATCTGTTGCTAATAATAAGCAATTACACATTCGAACTGCAGACATCAGTCATGCTTTCCTATACGCTACTCTAGATGAggatttatatattaaccATCCATCAGATAAGAGGGTGTATACGCCACTAAAGAAAGCTCTTAATGGCTTGAAGCAAAGTCCGAAAAATTGGAATGGAACTCTAAGAGAATTTATGAACTCTCATAAATTTTATGACACATGA
- the TBLA0A00250 gene encoding uncharacterized protein (Ty like retrotransposon) — protein sequence MPPTGYIENIVDTIKSIKRKMSYVQDSQGNAINAIHFCILPKTFQILLGNMNNNRMNVEKYKNKLPIKYQTYHNKYTKENNSNNIVRFVNTSDKTSDFVVIDTASGISMTPFKEQLVDFTPLTKGNPGPSYYGVGNDDQEKPIYYEGYGFLPIRGDNNKIIHMFTYLAPYEDAIILSAFKLWEIVGYGFESGKYDFSTVNNYKIPTKIMDHTIWVPTKQIIAEYTNEITNKKVRIIKSSKISLLEAHLRLNHLPTVAIQESIKNKIFKENRVITTTNFKIPDYSVNSQQKSNPEETIIARFKANVTSKIGSTRNFEFDEDEINEAFPDEEYENDTEGINNLMVDDKIVSQQLLNDLNENGEEETMDTESDFSPSNIDPDLIDNVNLDEILEQPNVIELMDNENTTINSENEIKNTDTNNENIDDDSNSNNDNDSNSNNDNKDKYSMLINDNDYKNCNTSNDEINNILPSNEDSNSVTDEQNSSNITKYRYRNTE from the coding sequence ATGCCACCAACAGGATacattgaaaatattgttgaTACCATAAAGagtattaaaagaaaaatgtcATACGTTCAGGACAGTCAAGGCAATGCAATCAATGCAATTCATTTTTGCATTTTGCCAAAAACTTTCCAAATACTCTTAGGCAATATGAACAACAATAGGATGAATGTggaaaaatacaaaaataaactgcctataaaatatcaaacttatcataataaatataccaaagagaataatagtaataatatagtAAGATTTGTTAATACATCAGACAAAACTTCTGACTTTGTGGTTATTGATACTGCATCAGGAATTAGCATGACACCTTTCAAAGAGCAACTAGTTGACTTTACTCCCCTAACAAAAGGAAACCCTGGTCCATCATATTATGGAGTAGGAAATGATGATCAAGAAAAACCAATTTATTATGAAGGTTATGGATTTCTACCGATTCGAggtgataataataaaattatccaTATGTTTACATATTTGGCTCCATATGAAGATgcaataattttatctgCATTCAAACTATGGGAAATAGTTGGATATGGTTTTGAATCTGGAAAATATGACTTTTCAACTGtcaataattataaaataccAACAAAAATTATGGATCATACAATTTGGGTTCCTACTAAGCAAATAATTGCAGAATatacaaatgaaattacaaataaaaaagtaagaataataaaatcttcTAAAATATCACTTTTAGAGGCTCACTTAAGACTAAATCACCTACCTACTGTAGCAATACAAGAGTCTATCAAGAATAAGATTTTTAAGGAAAATAGAGTAATTACCACTACAAACTTTAAAATCCCTGATTATTCAGTAAATTCGCAACAGAAGAGTAATCCAGAAGAAACCATTATTGCACGATTTAAAGCTAATGTTACATCTAAAATAGGTTCTACtagaaattttgaatttgatgaagatgagaTTAATGAAGCATTTCCTGATGAAGAGtatgaaaatgatactGAAGGTATAAATAATCTTATGGTAGATGATAAGATAGTATCACAACAGTTGTTAAATGACcttaatgaaaatggtgAAGAAGAAACAATGGATACTGAAAGTGATTTTAGTCCTTCTAATATAGATCCTGACCTTATTGACAATGTAAATTTagatgaaattttagaacAACCTAATGTAATTGAACTTATGGACAATGAGAATACAACAATTAACAGTGAAAACGAAATTAAGAATACAGACACTAATAATGAgaatattgatgatgatagcAACAGTAacaatgataatgatagcaacagtaataatgataataaggACAAATATTCAATGTTAATAAATGACAatgattataaaaattgCAATACTTCAAATGATGAGATAAATAACATATTACCATCTAATGAAGACTCTAACTCAGTAACTGATGAACAGAACAGTTCCAATATCACAAAATACAGATATCGTAATACAGAGTAA
- the APC11 gene encoding anaphase promoting complex subunit 11 (similar to Saccharomyces cerevisiae APC11 (YDL008W); ancestral locus Anc_3.190): MKIEVKGIYPVFAWKWDIPNDNHFIQNKERELGIDYSSGHNMVDEDEDVCGICRFNYNRTCPNCKVPGKRCPLVVGNCFHNFHVHCIYKWLDTTTSKGLCPMCRQEFKLKEGVALNKSQEDVFKSLELKQARQRFGAFDEDVDVDLSGFINEEDYGVVGEREVGQGANGSNDGGLAQDPTMVVR; this comes from the coding sequence atgaagatagAGGTTAAAGGTATTTATCCTGTATTTGCTTGGAAATGGGATATTCCAAATGATAATCATTTTATCCAAAATAAGGAGAGAGAATTAGGGATTGATTATTCTTCTGGACACAATATGgtagatgaagatgaagatgtaTGTGGTATATGTCgatttaattataatagaACATGCCCAAATTGTAAGGTTCCTGGGAAAAGATGTCCATTAGTTGTGGGAAATTGTTTTCATAATTTCCATGTTCATTGTATTTATAAATGGCTAGACACAACTACTTCTAAAGGTCTCTGTCCTATGTGTAGacaagaatttaaattaaaagaaggAGTTgcattaaataaatctcAAGAAGATGTTTTTAAATCCTTAGAACTTAAACAAGCTCGTCAACGATTCGGGGCGTTTGATGAAGATGTTGATGTGGACTTGAGTGGATTTATCAACGAAGAAGATTATGGTGTTGTTGGTGAAAGAGAAGTGGGGCAAGGTGCTAATGGGTCGAATGATGGTGGATTAGCACAGGATCCAACAATGGTGGTTAGATAA
- the TBLA0A00270 gene encoding uncharacterized protein (similar to Saccharomyces cerevisiae MNN2 (YBR015C); ancestral locus Anc_3.188), with product MKSFKRHIGNHYRITTLICIITFYFISHCLKEGKDPRIYEELSDTNQDSYLQDYIISPASNWKSNLYLNNKLSNDVQIPDKTISKENTKLDWNARRKLLKKSGKPILKSIFQKLIISSSSSGQNNIQLSPNCPIKRPVASKSIREDEWEYLTFNNLNQCLIIDDTTLQNLKTDHQNFLESLNILQDLPINMYYGKGIVLIGGGKNTLFASIVAKFIRDQGNEIPVEIFIPPTPQKDSLSNFDFKQSESDFCNKISKELNTNCIFISDIIDEEDFHLPELTESTTLLLALLTSSFDDTLVLSPKNFPLKPLDTIFQLKPYPETGFISWPGFWRRAIHPSTYDIMGKQINFDKRIRMFLDDITPPKVYTSEEQKNATFKNSIPLHDLEGTLPDPVTSGSQFLIKKSKNIDTILLALYYSVNGPSWYYILWYQKISPHSSKDELTIAAHILDKPFYQVKATPFLDGIVKTKERPMFSSTLYHDFQQDFAFYTFAKMNIKSTYDLKDSNDIQFDPSYTYEKFSNNYMDVGWEAIRNGNHLMFAHSNLFDGDPKLLKNRKLLIDDISKEPLLMTWNIAIFEKQNIELESFKTMHEYLCEKAYYFDYLEDEYVDETNALPGMCLFIKQRLDFLQSSADDAKKTIDARIKFEEKMMEYDKLKNQLSLEDKLIKARIEKILSTKRLREKEVYFKKKPRINLKENGTPDWDSELFFEEIEESSVTDLDAEKDVDETATVDELITEEEIEFQKLQDLEEDKNGGKFAKMRKKKSNILEGSFKHKKEQPPIFGIERNGRLELVKLDEMLEIILLDSKVKFDAQNRGAIREKDDLSLFNDIDKQEENSDQKIEGTGVKGAPKKDGKLNLRDDPVMQELVRKKKQELMEENKRKNGVNVIKYAPIPEGQDVPKGFNPMEKAAVKKKLEKDLKLKNKFVGRPKGKAELNAPTSPEETKGKISTKYNNFEKS from the coding sequence ATGAAATCGTTTAAAAGACATATTGGAAATCATTATCGAATAACAACTTTGATATGCATTATAACTTTTTACTTTATATCTCACTGCTTAAAAGAGGGCAAAGATCCCCGAATATATGAAGAACTTTCAGATACAAACCAAGACTCCTACCTACAGgattatatcatttcaCCTGCTTCCAATTGGAAAagtaatttatatttaaataataaattatcaaatgatGTTCAAATTCCAGataaaacaatttcaaaggaaaatacaaaattagATTGGAATGcaagaagaaaattattaaagaaatctGGGAAACCAATTCTGAAATccattttccaaaaattaattatctCTTCTTCCTCATCAGGCCAAAATAATATCCAACTAAGTCCAAACTGTCCTATAAAACGCCCTGTGGCTTCAAAAAGTATAAGGGAAGACGAATGGGAATATCtaacatttaataatttaaaccAATGTCTTATCATTGATGATACAACATTACAAAATTTGAAGACAGATCATCAAAATTTCCTGGAATCTCTAAACATCTTACAAGATTTGCCAATTAATATGTACTATGGTAAAGGTATAGTTCTGATAGGAGGCGGCAAGAATACCCTATTTGCGAGCATTGTTgcaaaatttattagagATCAAGGGAATGAGATCCCAGTTGAGATATTTATACCGCCAACACCCCAAAAGGACTCTTTGTCAAATTTCGATTTTAAACAATCTGAGTCAGATTTCTGTAATAAGATTTCCAAAGAATTAAACACAAATTGCATTTTCATCTCAGATAtaattgatgaagaagacTTCCACTTGCCAGAATTGACTGAATCTActactttattattagcattaTTAACTTCTTCATTTGACGATACTTTAGTATTATCTCCCAAAAATTTCCCTTTGAAACCATTAGATACAATTTTCCAATTAAAACCTTATCCTGAAACAGGTTTCATTTCATGGCCTGGGTTTTGGAGGCGTGCCATTCATCCTTCTACTTATGATATTATGGGTAAACAAATCAATTTTGACAAAAGAATTCGAATGTTTTTAGATGACATTACTCCTCCAAAAGTTTATACATCTGAAGAACAGAAAAATGCTACTTTTAAAAACAGTATTCCGCTTCATGATCTAGAGGGAACTTTGCCAGATCCCGTCACTTCAGGTTCacaatttttaatcaaaaaatcaaaaaatatagatacTATTCTATTAGCATTATATTATTCTGTAAATGGTCCTTCATggtattatatattatggTATCAAAAGATTTCTCCACATAGTTCAAAAGATGAATTAACAATAGCAGCTCATATCTTGGATAAACCATTTTATCAAGTGAAAGCTACACCATTCTTGGACGGTATCgttaaaacaaaagaaaggCCAATGTTTTCTTCAACACTTTATCACGATTTCCAACAAGATTTTGCATTTTATACATTTGCAAAGATGAACATTAAAAGTACTTatgatttgaaagattcaaatgatattcAATTCGATCCTAGCTATActtatgaaaaattttccaataattATATGGATGTTGGTTGGGAAGCTATTAGAAATGGGAATCATTTAATGTTTGCTCATAGCAATTTATTTGACGGAGATCctaaacttttaaaaaacagaaagttattaattgatgatatttcCAAGGAACCTTTACTCATGACTTGGAATATTGCTATTTTTGAgaaacaaaatattgaacTGGAGAGTTTTAAAACTATGCATGAATATCTTTGCGAAAAagcttattattttgattatttggAAGACGAATACGTTGATGAAACAAATGCTTTGCCAGGCATGtgtttatttataaagCAAAGATTGGATTTTTTACAATCAAGTGCAGATGATGCTAAGAAAACGATAGATGctagaattaaatttgaagaaaaaatgatGGAGTatgataaattgaaaaatcaattatctcttgaagataaattaataaaagcTAGAATTGAGAAAATTCTAAGTACTAAAAGACTTAGAGAAAAAGAAgtttatttcaaaaagaaaccacgtattaatttgaaagaaaatggCACTCCTGATTGGGATAGTGAACTTTTTTTCGAAGAAATTGAGGAAAGTTCAGTTACAGATTTAGATGCAGAAAAGGACGTCGATGAAACAGCAACTGTAGATGAGTTGATTACTGAggaagaaattgaattcCAAAAACTTCAGGATCTTGAAGAGGATAAAAATGGTGGTAAATTTGCAAAGAtgaggaaaaaaaagtccAACATTCTTGAAGGAAGTTTTAAACATAAAAAAGAGCAACCACCAATTTTTGGTATTGAAAGAAATGGTAGGTTAGAATTGGTGAAACTAGACGAAATGCTGGAAATCATTTTACTTGATTCAAAAGTAAAATTTGATGCTCAAAATAGAGGAGCCATTAGAGAAAAAGATGATCTCAGTCTCTTTAACGATATTGATAAACAAGAGGAAAATTCGgatcaaaaaattgaagGAACTGGGGTTAAGGGAGCTCCAAAAAAAGATGGCAAGCTCAATCTTAGGGATGATCCAGTTATGCAAGAATTAGTACGAAAGAAAAAGCAAGAACTAAtggaagaaaataaaagaaaaaacgGTGTGAATGTTATTAAATATGCACCAATTCCAGAAGGGCAGGATGTTCCTAAAGGTTTTAATCCTATGGAAAAGGCAGCTGTTAAGAAAAAGTTAGAAAAGGATTTAAAGTTGAAGAATAAATTTGTAGGGAGACCAAAAGGGAAAGCTGAGTTGAATGCACCTACTTCTCCTGAAGAGACAAAAGGTAAGAtttcaacaaaatataacaaCTTCGAAAAGAGCTAA
- the TBLA0A00280 gene encoding Zn(II)2Cys6 transcription factor domain-containing protein, whose protein sequence is MHFQKKGLTYSKHGCLQCKKAHAKCDETKPVCDRCKRTFKKCDYQTAFIIKTFQNSNLNSNTINKDSSSNHTFTTTTTIKRSASNKHSSKNNNTSKHNNILNTFNSRPSVRQELTNDIQNQSNSNIMTTTPLANNNQTTVTTTITTTSPTNLIPQQQNLPTYSLILPKADPIQLPNNEYSSSLGNNDNSHKNMKKNGNILKPFYFVKPNPRVFFPPRDINLLNLLNLDSNINNLKVDDSILSSFTLKDSDIIETIQLIKENDLTTLLKEDPLLKSLIDNNININELDNLIKTNSSKDNDSTKGNTSVENTSAKDKNSIDEDSISNKVSFNDPNFLLFYWKVFIGSSIDGPMKLFPVETILLTFKSFFQLNVTKFPALIHILRYLTSIIMKSYYQSINNLKLMEVWDKYIKLPTLQICLNHLNHLIDNYETDFNLIYLILFTGISLISYDWVKNLNWRSHFKQMIHMMLKINECFQIDKYSFDSIDPNLLLILKYYKLWLPYIEMCALLLSNEGCAIDSINDVNYFLTSSFFLNDYNNSNLIDNNCFLVDGKFNLITGYIIDYNNLFAKLFKFNISLKNDYNINLSGANIIKFKLLNNSEELNQKLFNIGCILSDELNQINKDLDISKILKNIKDIQLRLSMRNSNKICSLIISLYLRFFFLNEDKNNPDSITSSLEKVLEYWYSMPIVDSIGVSSHWTLSIGANIALTMGNKDLFDQYISLLDKHSTNKPHMVKKGLDQLNLLYNSVKENKLDQLVDPKFDIPF, encoded by the coding sequence atgCATTTCCAGAAAAAAGGACTCACATATTCAAAGCATGGATGCTTGCAATGTAAAAAAGCTCATGCAAAATGTGATGAGACCAAACCAGTTTGTGATAGGTGTAAGAGgacttttaaaaaatgtgATTATCAAACAGCTTTTATCATAAAGACTTTCCAAAactcaaatttaaattcaaatacaatCAATAAAGATTCAAGTAGTAATCATACATTCACTACAACCACAACTATCAAGAGATCTGCATCCAATAAACATTCTTcaaaaaacaataacaCTTCAAAACATAATAACATTCTCAATACTTTTAATTCAAGACCTTCTGTACGACAAGAGTTGACTAATGATATCCAAAATCAATCAAATAGTAATATCATGACCACTACTCCCTTggcaaataataatcaaaccACAGTAACAACAACTATAACTACAACGTCTCCCACAAATTTAATACCTCAACAGCAAAACTTGCCCACTTATTCTCTTATCTTACCAAAGGCAGATCCAATCCAGCTTCCAAACAACGAATATAGTTCCTCTTTAGGTAATAACGATAATTCCcataaaaatatgaaaaaaaatggtaatATTCTGAAacctttttattttgtaaaaccGAACCCAAGAGTATTTTTCCCTCCAAGAGAtattaatcttttaaatcttttgaatttggattccaatattaataatttaaaagtCGATGATTCAATTCTTTCCTCATTTACTTTAAAAGATTCGGATATAATTGAGActattcaattgattaaagaaaatgatttgACCACGCTATTGAAAGAAGATCCTTTATTGAAGTCTTTAATAGataacaatattaatattaatgaattggataatttaataaagacAAATTCCTCAAAGGATAATGATTCTACAAAGGGTAATACTTCCGTAGAGAACACTTCCgcaaaagataaaaattcaatagatGAGGATtcaatttctaataaagtttcatttaatgatccaaactttttattattctattGGAAAGTTTTCATCGGTTCATCAATAGATGGCCCCATGAAATTATTCCCCGTTGAAACAATTCTATTaacttttaaaagttttttccaattaaaTGTAACAAAATTTCCCGCATTGATTCATATCTTAAGGTATTTAACTTCCATAATTATGAAATCTTATTAtcaatcaattaataatttaaaattaatggaaGTTTGGGATAAATACATAAAATTACCAACTTTACAAATTTgtttaaatcatttaaatcatttaatagataattATGAAACtgatttcaatttaatttacTTGATACTTTTCACTGGAATCTCTTTAATCTCTTACGACTGGGTTAAAAACTTAAACTGGAGAtcacattttaaacaaatgATTCATATGATGTTGAAGATTAATGAATGCTTTCAAATCGATAAATACTCTTTTGATTCCATAGATCCAAActtattattaatcttgaagtattataaattatggCTACCCTATATTGAAATGTGTGCCTTGCTTTTAAGCAACGAAGGTTGTGCAATTGATTCCATAAATGatgtaaattattttctaacttcatcattttttttaaatgattataataattcaaatttaattgataataattgcTTCTTGGTAGACGggaaatttaatttaataactggctatattattgattacaataatttatttgctaaattattcaaatttaatatctctttgaaaaatgattataatataaactTATCAGGTgcaaatattatcaaatttaaattattaaacaattcAGAGGAACttaatcaaaaattattcaacaTAGGCTGCATTTTATCTGATGAAttgaatcaaattaataaagatcTAGATATTAGTAAGAtactaaaaaatattaaagatatacAATTAAGATTATCCATGagaaatagtaataaaatttgttCTTTAATAATCTCTTTATATctaagattttttttcctaaaTGAAGATAAGAATAATCCTGATTCAATTACATCCTCTTTAGAAAAAGTTTTAGAATATTGGTATTCAATGCCAATTGTAGATTCCATAGGGGTATCTTCACATTGGACCTTATCTATTGGTGCAAATATTGCTTTAACAATGGGgaataaagatttatttgatcaatatatatcattattagacAAACATTCGACCAATAAACCTCATATGGTAAAGAAAGGCTTAGACCAATTGAATTTGTTATACAATTCtgtaaaagaaaataaattagatcAACTGGTTGATCCAAAATTTGATATCccattttaa